From Pyrenophora tritici-repentis strain M4 chromosome 1, whole genome shotgun sequence, the proteins below share one genomic window:
- a CDS encoding ornithine decarboxylase antizyme, with protein MTATATITNDYGIDARRYSDSSSDSDVPEMVRFDEVKGSITDYIEMWDYVGGIRFRGFVAEKEDQRAMFVFFDEPVIKGDIKAGLMALLELCEVDYFSCDRLVLCIDRQVDQAARNNLTKDLGWIGFGLTTLDEFSGGEELTSEKWLFMDMET; from the exons ATGACTGCAACTGCTACGATTACGAACGACTACGGTATCGATGCTAGACGCTACTCGGATTCTTCTTCCGATTCAGACGTACCTGAAATGGTGCGGTTTGACGAGGTAAAGGGTTCGATTACGGACTACATTGAGATGTGGGATTATGTTGGCGGAATTAGGTTCCGCGGGTTTGTCGCTGAGAAGGAGGACCAAAGGGCCATGTTCGTCTTCTTCGACGAGCCGGTCATCAAGGGAGATATCAAGGCTGG TCTCATGGCCCTCCTCGAACTCTGCGAGGTCGACTACTTCTCCTGCGACCGTCTTGTCCTTTGCATCGACCGCCAGGTCGACCAAGCCGCGCGCAACAACTTGACGAAAGACTTAGGTTGGATCGGCTTTGGTCTCACGACGCTCGATGAGTTCAGTGGAGGCGAGGAGCTGACTAGCGAGAAATGGTTATTCATGGACATGGAGACCTAG
- a CDS encoding TFIIH basal transcription factor complex helicase subunit has product MKFYIDNLPVLFPYPRVYPEQYAYMCDLKRTLDQGGHCVLEMPSGTGKTVSLLSLIVAYQQHYPEKRKLIYCSRTMSEIEKALAELKALMKYRTTELGYEEDFRGLGLTSRKNLCLHPSVKREKSGTVVDARCRSLTAGFVKEKKERGEPVELCVYHENLDLLEPHNLIPPGVWTFDGMLKYGEQQKQCPYFTARRMMPHCNVIIYSYHYLLDPKIADRVSKELSKDCIVVFDEAHNIDNVCIESLSIDLTEDVLRKATKGVNNLDRKITEMKSSDAEKLQNEYAKLVEGLRAADEARNEDAFMANPALPDDLLTEAVPGNIRRAEHFVAFLKRFIEYLKTRMKVLNVVADTPPEFLKHLRDLTFIERKPLRFCAERLTSLVRTLELTNIEDYQPLQEVATFATLVATYETGFLLIIEPFESATATVPNPVLHLTCLDAAIAIKPVFERFYSVIVTSGTMSPLDMYPRMLNFNTVVQESFTMTLTRKSFLPMIVDRGNDQNQVTSQFEHRNDLQVQRNFGNLLIEFCKLTPDGVVVFFPSYLYMESIISAWQGMEILDTVWKYKLILVETPDAQETALALETFRTACNNGRGAVLLCVARGKVSEGIDFDHHYGRTVICMGVPYQYTESRILKARLEFLRETYRIKEADFLSFDAMRHAAQCLGRVIRGKDDYGIMVLADKRFNKKQTQLPKWIQQGLDAKSTKLSIDQAVGAAKNFLKDMSIPWSRAEQEGHSSWSLEDLEAHQRKKVAQGISGTDNPAMRALEGRAEIEHVEVEEVDEFGGSAAVDAVMAEVDA; this is encoded by the coding sequence ATGAAGTTCTACATTGACAATCTTCCCGTACTGTTCCCGTATCCGCGGGTATATCCAGAGCAATATGCCTACATGTGCGATCTCAAGCGCACCCTCGACCAGGGCGGTCACTGCGTTTTGGAGATGCCTTCAGGCACGGGCAAAACCGTGTCGCTGCTCTCCCTCATCGTCGCTTACCAGCAGCACTATCCTGAAAAACGGAAACTAATCTACTGCTCGCGTACCATGTCTGAGATCGAAAAGGCCTTGGCTGAGCTGAAGGCGCTGATGAAGTACCGTACTACAGAATTAGGCTACGAAGAGGATTTCCGGGGTTTGGGGCTGACAAGTCGAAAAAACTTGTGTTTGCATCCCTCTGTCAAGCGGGAGAAGAGTGGCACAGTCGTAGACGCAAGGTGTCGTAGTCTGACAGCTGGCTTCGTcaaagagaagaaggagcGCGGAGAGCCCGTCGAACTCTGCGTCTACCACGAGAATTTGGATCTTTTAGAGCCACACAATCTTATTCCACCTGGAGTTTGGACCTTCGATGGCATGCTGAAGTATGGCGAGCAGCAGAAGCAGTGTCCATACTTTACAGCTCGTCGCATGATGCCCCACTGCAACGTCATCATCTACTCATACCATTACCTGCTAGACCCAAAGATTGCAGACAGAGTATCGAAGGAGTTGTCCAAAGACTGCATTGTCGTCTTTGACGAAGCTCACAACATCGACAACGTGTGCATCGAGTCGCTCAGCATCGATCTAACAGAAGATGTGCTACGTAAAGCAACAAAAGGAGTCAACAACCTGGATCGCAAGATCACCGAAATGAAGAGCAGCGATGCCGAAAAGCTGCAGAACGAATACGCAAAGCTAGTCGAAGGTCTGAGAGCCGCAGACGAGGCGCGCAACGAGGACGCCTTCATGGCCAATCCTGCCCTTCCAGATGACCTGCTCACAGAAGCTGTGCCTGGCAACATACGGCGAGCTGAACACTTCGTTGCGTTCCTCAAACGCTTCATTGAATACCTCAAAACACGTATGAAGGTCCTCAACGTCGTCGCAGATACGCCCCCGGAATTCCTCAAGCACCTCAGAGACCTAACGTTTATTGAACGAAAACCGCTGCGGTTCTGCGCCGAGCGCCTAACATCACTCGTCCGAACTCTCGAACTCACCAACATCGAAGATTATCAGCCACTTCAAGAAGTCGCTACGTTCGCCACACTAGTAGCCACCTATGAAACCGGATTTCTATTGATCATCGAGCCTTTTGAATCAGCGACAGCAACAGTCCCGAACCCTGTATTACATCTAACATGCCTGGACGCAGCTATTGCTATAAAGCCCGTCTTTGAACGCTTCTATTCTGTCATCGTCACATCAGGAACCATGTCACCACTAGATATGTACCCACGCATGCTCAACTTCAACACGGTCGTACAGGAATCCTTCACCATGACTCTTACGCGGAAATCTTTCCTCCCCATGATCGTAGACCGTGGCAACGACCAGAACCAAGTCACATCACAATTCGAGCACCGCAACGACCTGCAAGTCCAACGAAACTTCGGCAACCTACTGATTGAATTCTGCAAACTAACACCCGATGGCGTCGTAGTCTTCTTTCCATCATACCTCTACATGGAAAGCATCATTTCCGCATGGCAAGGGATGGAAATCCTCGATACAGTCTGGAAATACAAGCTCATCCTCGTCGAAACCCCCGACGCACAGGAAACAGCCCTCGCACTAGAAACCTTTCGCACCGCTTGCAACAACGGCCGTGGCGCAGTCCTGCTGTGTGTCGCCCGTGGTAAAGTCAGTGAAGGCATCGATTTCGACCACCACTACGGCCGCACTGTCATATGCATGGGCGTACCATACCAATACACTGAATCGCGTATCTTGAAAGCCCGCCTTGAGTTCCTCCGCGAAACATACAGGATCAAAGAGGCCGACTTCCTTTCTTTCGACGCAATGCGACATGCCGCCCAGTGCCTCGGTCGCGTCATCCGTGGAAAAGACGATTACGGCATCATGGTCCTCGCCGATAAACGTTTCAACAAGAAGCAAACACAACTTCCAAAATGGATTCAACAGGGCCTGGATGCTAAATCGACCAAACTCTCAATCGATCAGGCTGTTGGCGCGGCAAAGAACTTTCTCAAGGATATGAGTATTCCCTGGTCGCGAGCGGAGCAGGAGGGGCATTCGTCTTGGAGTTTGGAGGATCTAGAGGCGCatcagaggaagaaggtTGCACAGGGTATTTCGGGTACGGATAACCCGGCCATGCGTGCGTTGGAGGGTAGGGCCGAGATCGAGCATGTAGAGGTGGAGGAAGTTGATGAGTTCGGTGGCAGTGCGGCTGTAGATGCCGTCATGGCGGAAGTGGATGCGTAG
- a CDS encoding RING Zn-finger protein (conserved protein, contains RING Zn-finger): MSKRSAKAQASSARATTTPTFGAFGGATQAFGASSSTLSYVSEPPDLTAISDPNVVVYFRNLSKKDSTTKAKALEDIQAYVSALQEPVEDGLVEAWIKIYPRTSIDNAKAVRQNAHLVHGHIALSAGKRMAKYMPKSVAAWLCGLYDSDRSVVEATQTSLRQVFNSPEKLQSIRKAYQQPIMEYCRDAIDKESTTTLSDERIVSKDDAEAKYSRVISACISLLGSLLANLQSEELSKYETDYKSVFCDKKLWNFASYSDARIRRSTHRLLKTCLAKEHVSIKDNIDIISKAYLAEALKSDQTGSVSDYIDSLTLLTTKYPSVWTTDYTSKTAVERRLRQFLQKGSQFGPRDFWDRLTELFKVIPKEVLPTQETEAAELLRALHIGIVRKDEPKYNAEAAFSAYLDIAGLLLQPLEGTERTKLLQEMVLLILTQYLQPSLENSQWSMPANATNLFSKALRIEGMKVVLEEQWPLMSKQLIDNIKTSAPEQSKDYEKSQTGVVQQATRFAIVQDHALQIDNLATLRPVLIDSCASIVAEALEVLKNRNGKPYGAAGTVAAILKRSPSLISSTQAEQDLELFIQQDLHTLVLSPSSSYLIDVLYSKSDCAFFKDAWSASLKAVLKETDSPGKTKALESILTSSRIPSAFDLATSDPELQKYIIANVREAVEGEAEWDSFSRMLSSPAKVLAPETTDDILAYMTKSLSISQQAPYSLQGLRQIVKSKPSMLREFLARPQGSALLQGLLVASESPSDEVSQAATAVNASIRTLLSSSSDSTQSMYDLIQQGIRDATSTSVSVETLVDLAKQSVKTGGDWTEISKVFPSLEDWNAALKPFLNAPPRSSLAITNPLGGAVYLVKSTQPLLQAETTPRDSDGNSSAYRMTQYVTRLFKNPELFPIDNVPRELRDAYLRNIAVAVQLADDNLGLAGSNGFWSHYDSYAEADAMTFMSDAQSFVAQELKSLVATWGSNNPDASLMTWADKLLSDIDVDATSVTYYNARTYSVLLTDAIEIAAWKNAHTSQLQEILKATRKNKNFFQILALINAFREPLSEAKACERMCNEIVADLTGLDIEKDWPVALHQIVLLNSLLNQDGILESIAKLRLVNFVQHVAPWLQQEDLALPVKAELCRALSVLLPLMNDTYSGDWSTILNALAGIWSSTKELEANESETGSSIPLIHASLKLYAKLRTLTEEEETNDDLLEAWKEMEQPVADGLINLLKHSQHFPDEFHQPLKMVNDVLARQISKVSLKHLDSTEELFPLLYVESQPVQQTAFDILHKQIPAAQEQISIDAALEKNTARLPEELLSLIIEAPKVATLAEANLDRSVPLPLRGYLLSWLLVFDHLEHASFKVKNDYVEHIKEGEYLPGLLDFAFDFLGHMHNKPVDVSKLDITTYEPDAEPPKRDLQWLLTHLYFLCLCHVPSLTKTWFKNCKSRALVVALEPWTERYVSPPVIVAALEAVNTWSEEQSAAEPDSPFTVKVASRAREITASYTVDDQTMSMRISLPAAFPLANAHIEGINRVAVSETKWQSWLRTSLGAITIFNGSLIDALTTFKRNVDGAIKGQTECAICYSIVGSDRKLPDKKCGTCKNLFHGVCLFKWFKSSNSPSCPLCRTNFHYA; encoded by the exons ATGTCGAAGCGTTCCGCCAAAGCACAGGCAAGCAGTGCGCGGGCGACCACAACACCCACATTTGGCGCATTCGGCGGCGCGACACAGGCCTTTGGCGCAAGCTCGTCGACCCTTTCCTACGTGTCGGAACCCCCGGACCTCACTGCCATATCCGATCCCAACGTCGTCGTCTATTTCCGCAACCTCTCCAAGAAGGACAGCACCACCAAGGCAAAGGCACTCGAAGACATACAGGCATATGTGTCGGCACTGCAAGAGCCAGTGGAAGACGGGCTGGTTGAGGCATGGATCAAGATCTACCCCCGCACATCCATTGACAATGCGAAAGCGGTGCGTCAAAATGCCCATCTTGTTCACGGCCACATTGCCCTGTCCGCCGGCAAGCGCATGGCGAAGTACATGCCCAAGAGCGTTGCAGCTTGGTTATGTGGTCTCTACGACAGCGATCGGTCCGTGGTGGAAGCGACACAGACTTCACTGCGCCAAGTCTTCAACTCGCCCGAGAAGCTACAGAGTATCCgcaaggcctaccaacaacCCATTATGGAGTACTGTAGAGATGCTATAGATAAGGAGAGCACCACAACCCTGAGTGACGAGCGGATAGTTAGCAAAGACGACGCAGAGGCAAAGTACAGCCGCGTCATTTCGGCATGCATATCCCTATTGGGTAGTTTGTTAGCCAACCTACAGTCTGAGGAGCTATCCAAATACGAGACAGACTACAAAAGTGTCTTCTGTGATAAGAAGCTCTGGAACTTTGCCTCGTATAGCGACGCTAGAATCCGTCGCTCAACCCACCGTCTCCTAAAGACTTGCTTGGCCAAGGAACATG TTTCCATAAAAGATAATATCGACATCATCAGCAAGGCCTATTTGGCTGAGGCACTGAAATCTGACCAGACAGGTTCTGTTAGCGATTACATTGACTCCTTAACGCTTCTGACCACCAAGTACCCCTCCGTATGGACTACAGATTACACCAGTAAGACGGCTGTGGAAAGGCGCCTAAGACAATTCCTCCAGAAGGGCTCTCAGTTCGGCCCAAGAGACTTCTGGGATCGTCTGACCGAGTTGTTCAAGGTTATCCCGAAAGAAGTCTTGCCGACACAGGAGACAGAAGCTGCCGAACTGTTGCGCGCCCTGCACATTGGTATTGTTCGCAAGGACGAGCCGAAGTACAATGCTGAAGCAGCGTTTAGTGCCTATTTGGACATAGCGGGACTTCTTCTTCAGCCTCTGGAAGGCACGGAAAGAACGAAGCTCTTACAGGAGATGGTATTGCTCATCTTGACACAATACTTGCAACCATCTCTAGAAAATTCGCAATGGTCAATGCCAGCCAACGCTACGAATCTGTTTTCGAAAGCGTTGCGAATCGAAGGAATGAAAGTCGTGCTTGAAGAGCAGTGGCCTTTGATGTCCAAACAACTAATTGACAATATCAAAACCTCGGCTCCTGAGCAGTCAAAAGACTATGAAAAGTCTCAAACTGGTGTGGTTCAACAGGCCACGCGCTTCGCCATTGTGCAAGATCACGCTCTGCAGATCGATAATCTTGCAACCCTGCGCCCCGTTCTCATTGATTCGTGTGCCTCGATAGTAGCAGAAGCTCTCGAGGTGCTTAAAAATCGGAACGGCAAGCCTTACGGCGCAGCGGGCACTGTTGCGGCTATTTTGAAGCGTAGTCCCAGCTTGATATCATCCACTCAGGCGGAGCAAGACTTGGAGCTTTTTATACAACAGGATCTCCACACACTGGTACTATCGCCGTCGTCTTCTTACTTGATTGACGTGCTTTACTCCAAGTCAGATTGTGCCTTTTTCAAGGATGCGTGGAGCGCATCTTTGAAGGCTGTACTGAAAGAGACGGACTCCCCAGGGAAAACGAAGGCGTTGGAATCCATCTTGACATCCTCTAGAATACCATCGGCTTTTGATCTCGCTACATCGGACCCCGAATTGCAAAAGTACATCATCGCGAATGTCCGAGAAGCTGTCGAAGGTGAGGCAGAATGGGATTCCTTTAGTCGTATGCTTTCATCTCCAGCAAAAGTACTGGCTCCGGAGACAACAGACGACATTCTCGCCTACATGACAAAAAGTCTGTCGATATCACAGCAAGCTCCATATTCACTGCAGGGCCTACGTCAGATTGTCAAATCAAAGCCGTCTATGCTGCGTGAGTTTCTCGCGAGACCACAGGGATCTGCCCTTCTGCAAGGCTTGCTTGTTGCCTCTGAGTCACCGAGTGATGAGGTGTCACAGGCTGCTACGGCTGTGAACGCATCAATTCGTACCTTGTTATCGTCAAGTTCGGATTCCACCCAGTCTATGTATGATCTCATCCAACAAGGCATACGAGATGCTACTTCAACATCTGTCTCTGTCGAAACTCTGGTAGATTTGGCCAAGCAATCAGTCAAGACAGGCGGTGACTGGACCGAGATCTCAAAAGTCTTCCCTAGTCTAGAAGATTGGAACGCAGCCCTCAAACCCTTCCTGAATGCTCCGCCTAGGTCGTCATTGGCGATTACCAATCCACTTGGAGGCGCTGTATACCTTGTCAAATCGACCCAACCTTTATTGCAGGCTGAAACCACGCCACGGGATTCCGATGGGAATTCTTCTGCGTACAGGATGACCCAGTATGTTACAAGACTCTTCAAGAACCCGGAGCTCTTTCCTATCGACAACGTACCTCGTGAACTTCGGGATGCATATCTTCGCAACATCGCGGTCGCTGTACAGCTTGCGGACGACAACCTAGGTCTTGCCGGCTCTAACGGCTTCTGGTCTCACTACGACTCTTATGCTGAAGCTGATGCAATGACCTTCATGTCGGATGCACAATCATTCGTGGCCCAGGAGCTGAAGAGCTTAGTTGCAACTTGGGGCAGTAACAATCCTGACGCTTCTCTGATGACCTGGGCGGACAAGCTGCTTTCTGATATTGACGTTGATGCCACGTCTGTGACATACTATAACGCACGGACTTACAGCGTTCTGCTCACAGATGCCATCGAAATTGCCGCATGGAAGAACGCCCACACTAGTCAACTGCAAGAAATACTCAAAGCCACGCGCAAGAACAAGAACTTCTTTCAGATTCTCGCATTGATCAATGCCTTTAGAGAACCGTTGTCAGAGGCCAAGGCCTGTGAAAGAATGTGCAACGAGATCGTCGCCGACTTGACCGGTCTGGACATAGAAAAGGACTGGCCAGTAGCCCTCCATCAGATCGTCCTATTGAACAGTCTCCTAAACCAGGACGGCATCTTGGAGAGTATTGCTAAGTTGCGCCTGGTAAACTTTGTCCAGCACGTTGCTCCTTGGCTTCAACAAGAAGACCTTGCTCTTCCAGTGAAGGCAGAGTTGTGCCGCGCTTTAAGTGTGTTGCTTCCCCTAATGAACGACACATACAGTGGAGACTGGAGTACCATACTGAATGCGCTCGCGGGGATCTGGTCATCAACAAAAGAGCTGGAAGCAAATGAATCTGAAACGGGCAGTTCCATACCGTTGATACACGCATCCCTAAAGTTATATGCCAAGCTGCGAACCCTTACCGAGGAGGAAGAAACGAATGACGATCTACTAGAGGCCTGGAAGGAGATGGAGCAACCTGTGGCCGATGGATTAATCAATCTTCTGAAGCACTCACAACACTTCCCCGACGAATTCCACCAGCCGCTCAAAATGGTGAATGATGTACTAGCGCGTCAGATCTCTAAGGTTTCACTGAAGCATCTGGATTCCACTGAAGAGCTCTTCCCATTACTCTATGTCGAGTCACAGCCTGTGCAGCAGACTGCCTTTGATATTCTTCACAAGCAGATCCCCGCAGCCCAGGAGCAGATCTCCATTGACGCGGCATTGGAGAAGAACACTGCACGCCTGCCAGAGGAGCTGCTATCTCTCATCATAGAGGCCCCTAAGGTTGCAACATTGGCGGAAGCGAACTTGGATCGGAGTGTACCTTTGCCATTACGAGGCTACCTACTGAGCTGGCTACTAGTCTTTGACCACTTGGAGCATGCATCTTTCAAGGTCAAGAACGACTATGTCGAGCACATCAAAGAGGGGGAATACCTTCCAGGCCTCCTCGACTTTGCTTTTGACTTTCTTGGTCACATGCACAACAAGCCGGTCGACGTGTCCAAACTTGACATTACTACGTACGAACCCGACGCCGAACCTCCTAAGCGCGACCTGCAGTGGTTGCTGACACACTTGTACTTTTTGTGTCTGTGTCATGTCCCGTCCCTTACCAAGACGTGGTTCAAGAACTGCAAATCGCGCGCCTTGGTTGTTGCTCTCGAGCCATGGACCGAAAGATACGTCTCACCACCTGTAATTGTTGCCGCGCTCGAGGCAGTGAACACATGGTCAGAGGAGCAATCGGCAGCCGAACCCGACTCCCCTTTCACCGTCAAAGTCGCCAGTCGCGCCCGCGAGATAACCGCCTCATACACGGTGGACGACCAAACAATGTCGATGCGCATCTCTCTTCCCGCCGCCTTCCCTCTCGCAAACGCACACATTGAAGGCATCAACCGTGTCGCTGTCAGCGAAACCAAGTGGCAATCTTGGCTCCGTACATCCCTTGGCGCCATCACCATCTTCAACGGCTCCCTCATAGACGCATTGACAACGTTTAAGAGGAACGTAGACGGAGCAATAAAGGGACAGACCGAATGTGCGATTTGCTACAGTATTGTCGGCTCAGACAGGAAGTTGCCAGACAAGAAGTGTGGAACTTGCAAGAACTTGTTCCACGGTGTTTGTCTGTTCAAGTGGTTTAAGAGCAGTAACAGTCCGAGCTGTCCTCTTTGCAGAACGAATTTCCATTATGCTTAG
- a CDS encoding DSBA multi-domain protein — MSSHTPPTLHFNYDISCPFAYIASTRIRALATRTRTPLVYRPVLLGAIYRSTAAPQGASGSASDVFNAAKKTVASASMARTLKRYNIAYAPPPQHPRKTVDALRLLYVLGEEDREKVTHALFKAYWAGGRDVADKKVLLEIAGACGVVGLTEAVFADEGARRELSAATEEAISRGAFGVPGFWIQMAGVEGGGRYFWGQDRMHFVEGLLRGTAAGGTEAGDIGAMLETARVWGEVKGCRLQSLLPRCVASNIIPEGTKVKLQFWFDFSSPWAFLGYTQLARLQRTFGPKLQIELKPFLLGILFREIGAPMLPMSVASPVKMAWMRRDHADWVAWWNAIAMQEGDEKKIQFHWNDKFPIRTPLALRVALVEPGVVPLLFSACWERNENVSDDAILCSVLNQAGYNGMELIARANEAEPKAKLRALTAEAKRLGLCGVPTYLVFRQTGGGEWQAAGGLVWGQDEINVVEDLIAGWNPERDGGIAEVGKVRYEEHTDGKSIGAKL, encoded by the exons ATGTCTTCCCACACCCCACCAACCCTGCACTTCAACTACGACATATCCTGCCCCTTCGCCTACATAGCCTCAACCCGCATCCGCGCCCTCGCGACCCGTACCCGCACACCCCTCGTCTACCGCCCCGTCCTCCTCGGTGCAATCTACCGCTCAACCGCCGCACCGCAAGGCGCCTCAGGTTCCGCGTCCGATGTGTTCAACGCCGCGAAAAAGACCGTTGCTTCAGCCTCCATGGCACGCACGTTGAAGCGCTATAACATCGCGTACGCGCCGCCACCGCAGCACCCCCGTAAAACAGTCGACGCACTCAGGTTACTTTATGTATTGGGTGAAGAGGACAGGGAGAAAGTCACGCATGCGTTGTTTAAGGCGTATTGGGCGGGGGGAAGAGATGTGGCCGATAAGAAGGTGTTGTTGGAGATTGCGGGGGCATGTGGGGTTGTGGGGTTGACTGAGGCTGTCTTTGCAGATGAGGGGGCTAGGAGGGAGTTGAGTGCGGCAACGGAAGAGGCGATTAGTAGGGGGGCGTTCGGGGTGCCTGGATTTTGGATTCAAATGGCGGGTGTAGAAGGCGGTGGAAGGTACTTTTGGGGTCAGGATAGGATGCATTTTGTGGAGGGATTGTTGAGGGGGACGGCGGCTGGTGGTACTGAGGCTGGGGATATAGGTGCGATGTTGGAGACGGCAAGGGTGTGGGGAGAGGTAAAGGGGTGTAGGTTGCAATCGCTGCTTCCGCGGTGCGTGGCTAGTAACATCATTCCCGAGGGCACGAAGGTGAAGTTGCAATTTTGGTTTGACTTTTCTTCGCCATGGGCGTTTCTAGGGTACACGCAACTTGCACGGCTTCAACGCACATTTGGTCCCAAGCTGCAGATCGAGCTAAAACCTTTTTTACTCGGGATCCTGTTTCGAGAGATTGGCGCGCCGATGCTACCGATGAGTGTGGCCAGTCCTGTAAAGATGGCTTGGATGCGGCGCGACCATGCGGATTGGGTGGCGTGGTGGAATGCGATTGCGATGCAGGAGGGGGACGAAAAAAAGATACAGTTTCATTGGAACGACAAGTTTCCGATCCGTACACCACTTGCGTTGCGGGTTGCACTTGTCGAGCCGGGTGTTGTGCCGCTGTTGT TCTCAGCATGTTGGGAGCGGAACGAGAATGTTTCTGATGATGCTATTTTATGCTCTGTTCTCAACCAAGCAGGATACAATGGTATGGAACTCATTGCAAGAGCCAATGAAGCAGAGCCAAAAGCGAAACTTCGAGCTTTGACTGCTGAGGCTAAGCGTTTAGGGCTATGTGGTGTGCCCACATACCTAGTATTTAGACAAACAGGGGGTGGGGAGTGGCAGGCTGCAGGAGGGTTGGTTTGGGGACAAGATGAGATCAATGTTGTGGAGGATTTAATTGCTGGATGGAATCCAGAGAGGGATGGAGGGATTGCTGAGGTTGGAAAGGTGAGATATGAGGAGCATACAGATGGTAAGAGCATAGGAGCA